A single genomic interval of Nonomuraea rubra harbors:
- a CDS encoding DUF4097 family beta strand repeat-containing protein: MQRTALIAGLLGLAVVLTGCGVGEHSEDTVSYDVTDQVAALHVEADSGTVEVVESDRSGIRVSERLVWRKNQPKATHEVRGDTLELAFTCPATWGFGAIGVSCEVSYHVEVPKGLRVKVGSDSGDLTLKNLSGELEARSDSGAIEAGGLTGRQVVARTDSGDMTLTFTGQPDKVTTSTDSGRTEIHVPQGPYAIEARTESGGKEITAKADPSAPRSIELTSDSGDLEVATP; the protein is encoded by the coding sequence ATGCAGAGAACGGCTTTGATCGCGGGCCTGCTGGGGCTCGCCGTCGTGCTGACCGGCTGCGGCGTCGGCGAGCACAGCGAGGACACCGTGTCGTACGACGTCACGGACCAGGTGGCGGCCCTGCACGTCGAGGCCGACTCCGGCACCGTCGAGGTGGTCGAGTCCGACCGCAGCGGCATCCGCGTGAGCGAGCGGCTGGTCTGGCGCAAGAACCAGCCCAAGGCCACCCACGAGGTACGGGGCGACACGCTGGAGCTGGCGTTCACCTGCCCCGCCACCTGGGGGTTCGGCGCGATCGGGGTGTCCTGCGAGGTGAGCTACCACGTCGAGGTGCCCAAGGGCCTGCGCGTGAAGGTGGGCAGCGACTCAGGAGACCTGACGCTGAAGAACCTGTCGGGCGAGCTGGAGGCACGCAGCGACTCGGGCGCCATCGAGGCCGGCGGGCTGACGGGCAGGCAGGTCGTCGCGCGGACGGACTCGGGCGACATGACGCTGACCTTCACCGGTCAGCCCGACAAGGTGACGACCTCCACGGACTCGGGGCGGACCGAGATCCACGTGCCGCAGGGGCCGTACGCCATCGAGGCGAGGACGGAATCGGGGGGCAAGGAGATCACCGCGAAGGCCGACCCCTCGGCCCCGCGCTCGATCGAGCTGACCAGCGACTCGGGCGACCTGGAGGTCGCGACGCCCTGA
- a CDS encoding carbohydrate ABC transporter permease: MTARKTERPGVLAGLSHVALAVWALLIIAPLLWTFLASFKSNTEIFGDPLQLPGALRLDAWGRAWDKAHIGQYMLNTVVVVVFGTAGTMLFGSMAAYVLARYRFAGSRLVYYYFVAGLAFPVFLALGPLFFVVKQVGLLNSHVGLVLVYIAYSLPFTVFFLAAFFRTLPEAVAEAALIDGASHTRTFFQIMVPMARPGLISITIFNVLGQWNQYLLPLVLLAGAPDKWVLTQGIARISTLAGYEADWPGLFAALSITILPVMIVYIIFQRQIQSGLSSGALK, from the coding sequence GTGACCGCGAGGAAAACGGAGCGGCCGGGCGTGCTGGCCGGGCTCTCCCACGTGGCGCTGGCCGTCTGGGCCCTGCTGATCATCGCGCCGCTGCTGTGGACGTTCCTGGCCTCGTTCAAGAGCAACACCGAGATCTTCGGCGACCCGCTGCAACTGCCCGGCGCGCTGCGGCTGGACGCGTGGGGCCGGGCCTGGGACAAGGCGCACATCGGGCAGTACATGCTGAACACCGTCGTCGTGGTCGTCTTCGGCACGGCGGGCACGATGTTGTTCGGCTCGATGGCGGCGTACGTGCTGGCCCGCTACCGGTTCGCCGGCAGCAGGCTCGTCTACTACTACTTCGTGGCCGGGCTGGCGTTCCCCGTCTTCCTGGCGCTCGGGCCGCTGTTCTTCGTGGTCAAGCAGGTGGGGCTGCTCAACAGCCACGTCGGGCTGGTGCTGGTCTACATCGCCTACTCGCTGCCGTTCACGGTGTTCTTCCTGGCGGCGTTCTTCCGTACGCTGCCGGAGGCGGTCGCCGAGGCCGCGCTGATCGACGGCGCCTCGCACACCCGCACGTTCTTCCAGATCATGGTGCCGATGGCCAGGCCGGGCCTGATCAGCATCACCATCTTTAACGTGCTCGGCCAGTGGAACCAGTACCTGCTGCCCCTCGTCCTGCTCGCGGGCGCGCCCGACAAGTGGGTGCTCACCCAGGGCATCGCCCGCATCTCCACGCTGGCCGGCTACGAGGCGGACTGGCCGGGCCTGTTCGCCGCCCTGTCCATCACCATCCTCCCGGTCATGATCGTGTACATCATCTTCCAGCGGCAGATCCAGTCCGGGCTCAGCTCGGGCGCCCTGAAGTAA
- a CDS encoding carbohydrate ABC transporter permease translates to MERLRKYGFVAGFLAVPLTLYTVFVISPYVQAFQLSLTSWNGYSSIVRYVGLDNFGRLFEDEVFWRALRNHGILLLVLPLVTIVIALLFAFLLNLGGGTRGAGMQGVWGSGFYRVVFFFPQVLAVAVVGVLFQAVYRPDADGVINGVLARFGLDPVGWLIEPDLALWSIIAVMVWQAVGFYVVLFSAGMAAIPKDYFEAAALDGAGRVRLFFSITLPLLRDTVQVGWIYLGIAAFDGFALIQVLAGDKGEPDGATTILPITIYNTAFSYQKVGYASAMGVALFFLTVTFAVLTLRTTRRERVEL, encoded by the coding sequence ATGGAGCGGTTGCGCAAGTACGGTTTCGTCGCCGGATTCCTCGCCGTTCCCCTCACGCTCTACACGGTCTTCGTCATCAGCCCCTACGTGCAGGCGTTCCAGCTCTCGCTGACGAGCTGGAACGGATACAGCTCGATCGTCCGCTACGTGGGGCTGGACAACTTCGGCCGGCTGTTCGAGGACGAGGTCTTCTGGCGGGCCCTGCGCAACCACGGGATCCTGCTGCTGGTGCTGCCGCTCGTGACCATCGTCATCGCGCTGCTGTTCGCCTTCCTGCTCAACCTGGGCGGCGGCACGCGCGGCGCCGGCATGCAGGGGGTCTGGGGGTCGGGGTTCTACCGCGTGGTGTTCTTCTTCCCCCAGGTCCTGGCCGTGGCCGTGGTCGGCGTGCTGTTCCAGGCCGTCTACCGGCCCGACGCGGACGGCGTCATCAACGGCGTGCTGGCCAGGTTCGGCCTCGATCCCGTCGGCTGGCTCATCGAGCCGGACCTGGCCCTGTGGTCGATCATCGCGGTGATGGTCTGGCAGGCGGTCGGCTTCTACGTGGTGCTGTTCTCCGCGGGCATGGCCGCCATCCCCAAGGACTACTTCGAGGCGGCCGCGCTCGACGGGGCGGGCCGCGTCCGGCTGTTCTTCTCGATCACGCTGCCGCTGCTGCGCGACACCGTGCAGGTCGGCTGGATCTACCTGGGCATCGCGGCCTTCGACGGGTTCGCGCTCATCCAGGTGCTGGCGGGCGACAAGGGTGAGCCCGACGGGGCCACGACCATCCTGCCGATCACGATCTACAACACCGCCTTCTCCTACCAGAAGGTCGGGTACGCGTCCGCGATGGGCGTGGCGCTGTTCTTCCTCACCGTGACGTTCGCGGTGCTGACGTTGCGGACGACCAGGCGCGAGAGGGTTGAGTTGTGA
- a CDS encoding spermidine synthase: MPGLYPVTFGEVELLRDLDRQDGWVLSKDGVPQSYVDLQDPTFLEFEYVRLMADVIDLLPDGPLSCVHVGGGACTIPRYVSATRAGSRHIVVEPDGLLVNLVREQLDLRSVPRLKVIVAGGREGTAKVWDETADLVVLDAFTGATMPVELATAEYMGDLARILRPGGTLLINLADGKGLAFAKRLLATVTGTFGHVALMAEPGIMRGRRFGNLIVAASRTELPLELLSRRAAGGLTQARCVHGEALTNFIAGAAPIRDGDAIIAPVPPPAVFG, from the coding sequence ATGCCTGGCCTGTACCCGGTGACGTTCGGCGAGGTCGAGCTGCTCCGGGATCTGGACAGGCAGGACGGCTGGGTGCTGTCCAAGGATGGCGTACCTCAGTCGTACGTAGATCTTCAAGACCCGACATTTCTGGAATTCGAGTATGTACGACTCATGGCGGATGTGATCGACCTTTTGCCAGATGGGCCGCTGAGCTGCGTCCACGTGGGCGGCGGCGCCTGCACGATCCCCCGCTACGTCTCCGCCACCCGCGCGGGCTCCAGGCACATCGTCGTCGAGCCCGACGGCCTGCTGGTCAACCTCGTACGCGAGCAGCTCGACCTGCGCTCGGTGCCCCGGCTCAAGGTCATCGTCGCCGGCGGCAGGGAGGGCACGGCCAAGGTCTGGGACGAGACGGCCGACCTGGTGGTGCTCGACGCGTTCACGGGCGCGACGATGCCTGTGGAGCTGGCGACGGCCGAGTACATGGGCGACCTCGCCAGGATCCTCCGCCCCGGCGGCACCCTCCTGATCAACCTGGCCGACGGCAAGGGGCTGGCGTTCGCCAAGCGCCTGCTGGCCACGGTGACGGGCACGTTCGGGCACGTGGCCCTGATGGCCGAGCCCGGCATCATGCGGGGCCGCCGCTTCGGCAACCTGATCGTGGCCGCGTCGCGGACGGAGCTCCCGCTGGAGCTGCTGTCCAGGCGGGCTGCGGGCGGCCTCACGCAGGCCCGGTGCGTGCACGGGGAGGCGCTGACCAACTTCATCGCCGGCGCCGCACCCATCAGGGACGGCGACGCGATCATCGCGCCCGTCCCGCCTCCCGCCGTCTTCGGCTGA
- a CDS encoding pirin family protein, translating into MPAVTVENPLTLPRLPEPQPGTPGRKVLAVETAPSGFEGEGFPVRRALAAIKPEYLDPFVMMDQMGEVDYAAGEPKGTPWHPHRGFETVTYMIDGVMEHLDSNGGGGTITNGDTQWMTAGAGILHKEAPPEWLVQQGGLFHGIQLWVNLPGAKKMIAPQYQDIGGSSVVLLSSHDGGALVRLIAGDLAGHVGPGSTQTPITLLHATVSPGARLVLPWRQDFNALAYVLSGRGTAGAERRPLGGGQLAVFEGFGNRPGLATQAGSITLSAAKEPLEVIVLGGEPIGEPVAHYGPFVMNTKAELVQAFEDFKAGRLGSIPAQHA; encoded by the coding sequence ATGCCCGCCGTGACCGTAGAGAACCCCCTCACCCTCCCCCGGTTGCCCGAGCCGCAGCCCGGGACGCCCGGGCGCAAGGTGCTCGCCGTCGAGACCGCGCCCAGCGGGTTCGAGGGCGAGGGCTTCCCCGTACGCCGGGCGCTGGCGGCGATCAAGCCGGAGTACCTGGACCCGTTCGTGATGATGGACCAGATGGGCGAGGTCGACTACGCGGCGGGCGAGCCCAAGGGCACGCCGTGGCACCCGCACCGGGGCTTCGAGACGGTCACGTACATGATCGACGGCGTGATGGAGCACCTCGACTCCAACGGCGGCGGCGGCACCATCACCAACGGCGACACGCAGTGGATGACCGCCGGGGCCGGGATCCTGCACAAGGAGGCGCCGCCGGAGTGGCTCGTGCAGCAGGGCGGGCTGTTCCACGGGATCCAGCTCTGGGTGAACCTGCCGGGCGCCAAGAAGATGATCGCGCCCCAGTACCAGGACATCGGCGGCTCCAGCGTCGTGCTGCTGAGCAGCCACGACGGCGGGGCGCTGGTCCGGCTCATCGCCGGGGACCTGGCCGGGCACGTGGGCCCGGGGAGCACGCAGACGCCGATCACGCTGCTGCACGCCACCGTCTCGCCGGGGGCGCGGCTGGTGCTGCCGTGGCGGCAGGACTTCAACGCCCTGGCGTACGTGCTGTCCGGGCGGGGCACCGCGGGCGCGGAGCGGCGGCCGCTGGGCGGCGGGCAGCTCGCCGTGTTCGAGGGGTTCGGGAACCGGCCGGGGCTGGCGACGCAGGCCGGGAGCATCACCCTGTCGGCGGCCAAGGAGCCGCTGGAGGTGATCGTGCTCGGCGGCGAGCCCATCGGGGAGCCGGTGGCACACTACGGGCCGTTCGTCATGAACACCAAGGCCGAGCTGGTGCAGGCGTTCGAGGACTTCAAGGCGGGTCGGCTGGGGAGCATTCCCGCCCAGCACGCCTGA
- a CDS encoding penicillin-binding transpeptidase domain-containing protein: protein MARRRLIVLVIALAAVVGAGAFAIAASNRVKGSAAETAQAYFDAWRRGNVTAMERLVYQAPSDFSVRHRKLSDELHVESLQLAPGQVRSLGDEAAEVPFSGVRRLAELGDWPFDGLLRLAVRDRSWKVLWAPETLHPLLKDGGTLELEEVETSAAELVTSEGDKIPNDSYAEAYLNPLKPEFEEVNYGWALVSRVPGQPERTLLHREPKANVERTTLSRAVQAAAARALDGVEDSTIIVIRPSTGEILALADRLGENYSAVRDVFPPGSTFKTITAAALLKGGLDPAAQVGCPGTYQIPFHRPFSNDGEVDRGVVTFTDAFAHSCNTTFVEQATTRLTGEELSRTADEWGFGRPIATGIGGTCGTVPVTDDLDMLAADAIGQGEVVATPLCMAALAAAVQSGTWRSPRLLSHGQVRRIDGIPHGDVQMDEGVVAALRDMMTAVTGYGTASGAGLPEGVAGKTGTAEVEGETSHAWFIGYRDDLAFCVFVRHGGSGRSTAVPIAARFFKGL from the coding sequence ATGGCACGGCGAAGGCTGATTGTGCTCGTTATCGCGCTAGCCGCGGTAGTCGGGGCGGGTGCCTTCGCCATCGCGGCGTCGAACCGGGTCAAGGGCAGCGCCGCCGAGACGGCCCAGGCGTACTTCGACGCCTGGCGCCGGGGGAACGTGACGGCGATGGAGCGGCTGGTGTACCAGGCTCCGTCCGACTTCTCCGTACGGCACAGGAAGCTGAGCGACGAGCTGCACGTCGAGTCGCTGCAGCTCGCCCCCGGCCAGGTGCGCAGCCTGGGCGACGAGGCGGCCGAGGTGCCGTTCTCGGGGGTGCGCAGGCTCGCCGAGCTGGGCGACTGGCCGTTCGACGGCCTGCTGCGGCTGGCCGTGCGGGACCGTTCGTGGAAGGTGTTATGGGCGCCCGAGACGCTGCACCCGCTGCTCAAGGACGGCGGCACGCTGGAGCTGGAAGAGGTGGAGACGTCGGCGGCCGAGCTGGTCACCAGTGAGGGCGACAAGATCCCGAACGACAGCTACGCCGAGGCGTACCTGAACCCGCTCAAGCCCGAGTTCGAGGAGGTCAACTACGGCTGGGCGCTGGTGTCCAGGGTGCCGGGCCAGCCGGAGCGGACGTTACTGCACCGCGAGCCCAAGGCGAACGTCGAGCGCACCACGCTCTCGCGGGCCGTCCAGGCGGCGGCGGCGCGGGCGCTGGACGGCGTGGAGGACTCCACGATCATCGTCATCCGGCCGAGCACCGGCGAGATCCTCGCGCTGGCCGACCGCCTGGGGGAGAACTACAGCGCCGTGCGCGACGTGTTCCCGCCCGGCTCCACCTTCAAGACGATCACCGCGGCGGCGCTGCTCAAGGGCGGGCTCGACCCGGCGGCCCAGGTCGGCTGCCCCGGCACGTACCAGATCCCGTTCCACCGGCCCTTCAGCAACGACGGCGAGGTGGACCGCGGCGTCGTCACCTTCACCGACGCCTTCGCCCACTCCTGCAACACCACGTTCGTCGAGCAGGCGACCACCAGGCTGACGGGGGAGGAGCTGAGCAGGACGGCCGACGAGTGGGGGTTCGGCCGGCCGATCGCGACCGGGATCGGCGGCACCTGCGGCACCGTGCCCGTGACGGACGATCTCGACATGCTGGCCGCCGACGCCATCGGCCAGGGCGAGGTCGTCGCCACCCCGCTCTGCATGGCCGCTCTCGCCGCCGCCGTCCAGAGCGGCACCTGGCGCTCGCCGCGGCTGCTGTCCCACGGGCAGGTACGCCGCATCGACGGCATCCCGCACGGGGACGTCCAGATGGACGAGGGGGTCGTGGCCGCGCTCAGGGACATGATGACGGCCGTCACCGGCTACGGGACGGCCAGCGGCGCCGGGCTTCCCGAGGGCGTCGCGGGCAAGACGGGGACGGCCGAGGTGGAGGGCGAGACGTCGCATGCCTGGTTCATCGGCTACCGCGACGACCTGGCCTTCTGCGTCTTCGTCCGGCACGGCGGGTCCGGAAGGTCCACCGCCGTCCCCATCGCCGCTCGCTTCTTCAAGGGGCTGTAA
- the ngcE gene encoding N-acetylglucosamine/diacetylchitobiose ABC transporter substrate-binding protein, translating to MTHPGEITRRQLIRRIGMTAFVAGPGAGLLSACATAGGGEPSAAPATSLPASANPRNPFGVDAKKPLEVAIFSGAYGDSYAKDLHEELYKKAFPGVTITHTATQEIGTQLRPRLVAGDPPDVINNSGPKSMDLAALAAEGHLADLAPLFDAPSIDDPAKKVRDTVTPAVIVNANVSGKDLVLNYTVSHRALWYNAALFADKGWKVPATWEEFTALGETAKREGILLFAYPGQKGPYYQLWNVLYTAAKIGGNQVILDLDNLVDNAWNAEPMKRAVTVWVDIQTRYGDKAYFGLDHTQTQIKQLQNKVLFYPVGSWIENEMAKDKPQDFEYAIAPIPEVTGSDKMPYGAIQVGVGENFVVAAKGKNPQGGLEYLRIMLSKEGARSFTEKTKNVTVVNGAAEGVDLPAGLLSAARAQDRAGQNIITEARFEGWYKELFDYGTEQINVVMAGRITPEEFCANLQKKADDVKRDDSIAKQTRSQ from the coding sequence ATGACCCACCCGGGCGAGATCACCAGGCGCCAGCTGATACGCCGGATCGGCATGACCGCGTTCGTCGCCGGCCCTGGCGCGGGCCTGCTCAGCGCCTGCGCCACCGCGGGAGGGGGCGAGCCCTCCGCCGCCCCCGCCACCTCGCTCCCGGCCTCCGCGAACCCCAGGAACCCGTTCGGCGTGGACGCCAAGAAGCCGCTCGAAGTGGCCATCTTCAGCGGCGCGTACGGCGACTCCTACGCCAAGGACCTGCACGAGGAGCTCTACAAGAAGGCGTTCCCCGGCGTCACGATCACCCACACGGCCACCCAGGAGATCGGCACCCAGCTCCGCCCGCGCCTGGTAGCCGGCGACCCCCCTGACGTGATCAACAACTCGGGCCCCAAGTCGATGGACCTGGCCGCGCTGGCCGCCGAGGGGCACCTGGCCGACCTGGCCCCGCTGTTCGACGCCCCCTCGATCGACGACCCCGCCAAGAAGGTGCGCGACACGGTCACGCCGGCCGTGATCGTCAACGCCAACGTGTCCGGCAAGGACCTGGTGCTCAACTACACCGTGTCGCACCGCGCGCTCTGGTACAACGCCGCGCTCTTCGCCGACAAGGGCTGGAAGGTGCCGGCGACCTGGGAGGAGTTCACCGCGCTCGGCGAGACGGCCAAGCGGGAGGGCATCCTGCTGTTCGCGTACCCGGGGCAGAAGGGCCCGTACTACCAGCTCTGGAACGTCCTCTACACCGCCGCGAAGATCGGCGGGAACCAGGTCATCCTCGATCTCGACAACCTCGTGGACAACGCCTGGAACGCCGAGCCGATGAAGCGGGCGGTCACCGTCTGGGTGGACATCCAGACCAGGTACGGCGACAAGGCGTACTTCGGCCTCGACCACACGCAGACCCAGATCAAGCAGCTCCAGAACAAGGTGCTGTTCTACCCGGTCGGCTCCTGGATCGAGAACGAGATGGCCAAGGACAAGCCGCAGGACTTCGAGTACGCCATCGCCCCCATCCCCGAGGTCACCGGCTCCGACAAGATGCCGTACGGCGCCATCCAGGTCGGCGTCGGCGAGAACTTCGTGGTCGCGGCCAAGGGCAAGAACCCGCAGGGCGGCCTCGAATACCTGCGCATCATGCTCTCCAAGGAGGGCGCGCGCAGCTTCACGGAGAAGACCAAGAACGTCACGGTCGTCAACGGCGCCGCCGAGGGCGTCGACCTGCCCGCCGGCCTCCTCAGCGCCGCCCGCGCCCAGGACAGGGCAGGCCAGAACATCATCACCGAGGCCCGCTTCGAAGGCTGGTACAAGGAGCTCTTCGACTACGGCACCGAGCAGATCAACGTGGTCATGGCCGGCCGGATCACCCCCGAGGAGTTCTGCGCCAACCTGCAGAAGAAGGCCGACGACGTCAAGCGGGACGACTCGATCGCCAAGCAGACGCGGAGCCAGTGA
- a CDS encoding SPFH domain-containing protein gives MVDTSSGGVLDGGVVDMPAPHTNERPVKAANGFAMLGVATLIGLAGVALLVLGIALLAGGSVAAGLAALIAGVLAIVIGFVMLFGLTAVAPGEARVVQLLGRYVGTLRTPGFQWVNPITVRRRVSTRIRNHETDVTKVNDADGNPIQIATVVVWQVQDTAQAVFEVDDFVEFVAIQAETAVRHIAGSYPYDAHGEPRLSLRDNADEINDQLSTEIAARVASAGVKVIESRIIHLAYAPEIAHAMLRRQQAGAVVAARQRIVEGAVGMVEMALAKLAEHDVVELDEERKAAMVSNLLVVLVGDRDTQPVVNTGTLYQ, from the coding sequence ATGGTGGACACATCGAGCGGGGGCGTGCTCGACGGCGGCGTGGTCGACATGCCCGCTCCCCACACCAACGAGCGCCCGGTCAAGGCCGCCAACGGCTTCGCGATGCTGGGCGTGGCCACGCTGATCGGGCTGGCCGGCGTCGCGCTGCTCGTGCTGGGCATCGCCCTGCTGGCCGGCGGGTCGGTGGCGGCCGGGCTCGCGGCGCTCATCGCAGGCGTGCTGGCGATCGTGATCGGGTTCGTCATGCTGTTCGGGCTCACCGCGGTGGCCCCGGGCGAGGCCAGGGTGGTGCAGCTCCTCGGCCGGTACGTCGGCACCCTGCGCACCCCCGGCTTCCAATGGGTCAACCCGATCACCGTGCGCCGCCGGGTCTCCACCAGGATCCGCAACCACGAGACCGACGTCACCAAGGTCAACGACGCCGACGGCAACCCCATCCAGATCGCGACCGTGGTGGTCTGGCAGGTGCAGGACACCGCGCAGGCCGTGTTCGAGGTGGACGACTTCGTGGAGTTCGTGGCCATCCAGGCCGAGACGGCGGTGCGGCACATCGCCGGCAGCTACCCGTACGACGCCCACGGCGAGCCGAGGCTGTCGCTGCGCGACAACGCCGACGAGATCAACGACCAGCTCTCCACCGAGATCGCGGCCAGGGTCGCCTCGGCCGGGGTGAAGGTCATCGAGTCGCGCATCATCCACCTGGCGTACGCGCCGGAGATCGCCCACGCGATGCTCCGCCGCCAGCAGGCCGGCGCGGTCGTGGCGGCCCGGCAGCGGATCGTCGAGGGCGCCGTCGGCATGGTGGAGATGGCGCTGGCCAAGCTCGCCGAGCACGACGTGGTGGAGCTGGACGAGGAGCGCAAGGCGGCCATGGTCAGCAACCTGCTCGTGGTGCTGGTGGGTGATCGCGACACCCAGCCCGTGGTGAACACGGGCACGCTCTACCAGTGA
- a CDS encoding superoxide dismutase family protein, whose product MRVPASLLVLMTATTVLAGACAGPPAPVQNVKTAPDETVNLNAAGEFGTEDPGAIAYDRKLAPEGAQASVTVESSDGQTRTSLVVEGLLPNRRYGAHLHAKPCGKRPDDAGPHYQHHPGQIDAASEVWLDFTTDKEGAGRSSSRNDWALERAKLPGSLVIHAKPTVTSGPEVGQAGDRVACLTLK is encoded by the coding sequence ATGCGCGTGCCCGCGTCCCTGCTCGTCCTCATGACCGCGACGACCGTGCTGGCGGGAGCCTGCGCGGGGCCGCCGGCCCCGGTCCAGAACGTCAAGACCGCGCCGGACGAGACGGTCAACCTCAACGCCGCCGGCGAGTTCGGCACCGAGGACCCCGGCGCCATCGCCTACGACCGCAAGCTGGCCCCCGAGGGCGCCCAGGCCAGCGTGACCGTCGAGTCCAGCGACGGCCAGACCCGCACCTCGCTCGTCGTCGAGGGCCTGCTCCCCAACCGCCGCTACGGTGCCCACCTGCACGCCAAGCCGTGCGGCAAGCGGCCAGACGACGCCGGCCCGCACTACCAGCACCACCCCGGCCAGATCGACGCGGCCAGCGAGGTCTGGCTCGACTTCACCACCGACAAGGAGGGCGCGGGCCGCTCCAGCTCCCGCAACGACTGGGCGCTGGAACGTGCCAAGCTGCCCGGCTCCCTCGTCATCCACGCCAAGCCGACCGTCACCTCGGGGCCCGAGGTCGGCCAGGCCGGCGACAGGGTGGCCTGCCTGACCCTCAAGTAG
- a CDS encoding 4a-hydroxytetrahydrobiopterin dehydratase, translating into MDVESKLNDLPRWRREGDEIKRTVTAPDFPTAIRIVDEIAVKAEELNHHPDIDIRWRALHLTLTTHDQGGLTDLDFTLAAVIDDIAAKHGAQAE; encoded by the coding sequence ATGGACGTCGAGAGCAAGCTCAACGACCTGCCCCGATGGCGGCGCGAGGGCGACGAGATCAAGCGCACGGTCACCGCGCCCGACTTCCCCACGGCCATCCGCATCGTCGACGAGATCGCGGTCAAGGCGGAGGAGCTCAACCACCATCCCGACATCGACATCCGGTGGCGCGCCCTGCACCTGACCCTGACCACCCACGACCAGGGCGGCCTGACCGACCTCGACTTCACGCTGGCGGCCGTGATCGATGACATCGCGGCAAAACACGGCGCGCAAGCCGAATGA
- a CDS encoding GOLPH3/VPS74 family protein produces MTQDETLTRSAFLLAFDLRKERLTNRSELGYLLRAAALAELLLEGSLADESGKARAVAEPADAGTGSLRAIVWEQISGSPPRSWRRWIGKDHAKAVRVVRDELAADRLIRVERHRVLFIPVERIVPRKAYLSRRLAERVGRAIRGGQPVGRMERDLRVLAALAGAARMKGVVGSGEARRHQNRIEQLSVPVEPIATALRKSVEAARSSAAGG; encoded by the coding sequence GTGACCCAGGATGAGACGCTGACGCGCTCGGCCTTCCTGCTGGCCTTCGACCTGCGCAAGGAGCGGCTGACGAACCGGAGCGAGCTGGGTTACCTGCTGCGCGCCGCCGCCCTGGCCGAGCTGCTGCTGGAGGGAAGCCTGGCCGACGAGTCGGGCAAGGCCAGGGCCGTGGCGGAGCCCGCCGACGCGGGCACGGGCTCGCTGCGGGCGATCGTCTGGGAGCAGATCTCCGGCTCGCCACCGCGCTCGTGGCGGCGCTGGATCGGCAAGGACCACGCGAAGGCGGTCCGCGTGGTACGTGACGAGCTGGCCGCCGACCGGCTGATCCGGGTGGAGCGGCACCGGGTGCTGTTCATCCCGGTGGAGCGGATCGTCCCGCGCAAGGCGTACCTGTCACGCAGGCTCGCCGAGCGCGTCGGGCGGGCCATCCGCGGGGGCCAGCCGGTCGGGCGGATGGAGCGGGACCTGCGCGTCCTGGCGGCGCTGGCCGGCGCGGCTCGCATGAAGGGGGTCGTGGGGTCCGGCGAGGCGCGCAGGCACCAGAACCGGATCGAGCAGCTCTCGGTGCCCGTCGAGCCCATCGCCACCGCGCTGCGCAAGAGCGTCGAGGCGGCCAGGAGCTCGGCCGCGGGAGGTTGA
- the trhA gene encoding PAQR family membrane homeostasis protein TrhA — MTTITVKPRLRGWLHAGALPVTLIAGFVLVALGPTLQARLASTIYAITSALLFGISATYHRSTLGPRLAEFLRRIDHANIYLIIAGTYTPFALLALDGAPRVAVLSVIWGGALAGVLFRVLWMNAPRWLYTVLYLALGWTAIFVMPQLLEGAGVAAVVLVAVGGVFYSAGALVYGLRRPDPSPRWFGFHEVFHAFTIAAYLVQYIAVSIVVYSHG; from the coding sequence ATGACGACCATCACCGTCAAGCCGCGGCTGCGAGGCTGGTTGCACGCCGGAGCGCTGCCCGTGACCTTGATCGCCGGCTTCGTGCTCGTGGCGCTCGGCCCGACCCTGCAGGCACGCCTGGCCTCGACGATCTACGCCATCACGTCTGCCTTGCTGTTCGGCATCTCCGCCACCTATCACCGCAGCACGCTGGGCCCGCGGCTGGCGGAGTTCCTGCGCAGGATCGATCATGCGAACATCTATCTGATCATCGCGGGCACCTACACCCCGTTCGCCCTGCTGGCGCTCGACGGGGCGCCCCGGGTGGCGGTGTTGTCCGTGATCTGGGGCGGGGCGCTGGCCGGGGTGCTGTTCCGGGTGTTGTGGATGAACGCGCCGCGCTGGCTCTACACGGTGCTCTACCTGGCGCTGGGCTGGACCGCGATCTTCGTGATGCCGCAGTTGCTCGAAGGCGCGGGGGTGGCGGCCGTCGTGCTGGTGGCGGTGGGCGGCGTCTTCTACTCGGCCGGCGCCCTCGTCTACGGCCTGCGCCGCCCCGACCCGTCACCCCGCTGGTTCGGCTTCCACGAGGTCTTCCACGCGTTCACGATCGCCGCCTACCTGGTGCAGTACATCGCGGTGTCGATCGTGGTCTACTCCCACGGCTGA